Proteins from one Sphingobium herbicidovorans genomic window:
- a CDS encoding sulfite exporter TauE/SafE family protein, whose product MTGDSALILAAVAVGVATYIQGITGVGFGMVAMPLLVLIDPGAVPGPVIIAGIFASVPFLIAGWRQVAWRELAILLPGVVIGSLVAAIVISLVASNTLRAFVGLLLVVVGGAAVFSKSRAPGPVAFTSAGFATGFIGTVAGVHSAPLAILYRYDTLAKVRPTAAALFVAAYILSLAGLAAIAPSQLGSPTIVLAMIPGVLVGLFAASGRFARPAGGIMRPIILMLCILAGLRLIASAMGGGILAAMAI is encoded by the coding sequence ATGACAGGGGATTCCGCTCTGATACTGGCTGCCGTGGCTGTGGGTGTGGCGACATATATCCAAGGCATCACGGGCGTTGGCTTCGGGATGGTAGCGATGCCTTTGCTTGTGCTGATCGATCCCGGCGCCGTTCCTGGCCCCGTGATAATCGCCGGGATTTTCGCTTCGGTGCCTTTCCTTATTGCCGGCTGGCGACAGGTTGCGTGGCGCGAGCTCGCCATTCTGCTTCCAGGGGTCGTGATCGGTTCGCTCGTCGCGGCGATTGTCATCAGCCTTGTCGCATCGAACACCTTGCGCGCTTTCGTTGGCCTCCTGCTCGTTGTCGTAGGAGGCGCAGCGGTGTTTTCGAAGTCCCGCGCGCCGGGTCCGGTCGCTTTCACTTCGGCTGGCTTCGCTACCGGATTCATAGGCACCGTTGCGGGCGTTCATAGCGCGCCGCTTGCGATCCTCTACCGCTACGACACGCTGGCGAAGGTGCGTCCGACTGCTGCAGCGCTGTTCGTTGCGGCCTATATCCTGTCGCTTGCGGGGTTGGCGGCGATTGCTCCGAGCCAGCTGGGATCGCCGACGATCGTGCTCGCAATGATACCGGGCGTCTTAGTTGGCCTTTTTGCTGCCAGCGGGCGGTTCGCCCGGCCGGCCGGCGGCATCATGCGCCCCATCATCCTCATGCTGTGCATTCTCGCCGGGCTACGTCTCATCGCGAGTGCCATGGGAGGCGGCATCCTTGCCGCGATGGCGATATGA
- a CDS encoding helix-turn-helix transcriptional regulator — protein sequence MSAVLDASRDFEWSTDSVRGPSALSCWMDRVGACLTEVDIESRAFGGHRARIQHFELGPVQLNFLSATSQRIVHSNAMIKHSANDYLLLFFEKGAGKLRHYDLEVTAPEQCFILLDNQQPYELLRETGGITLSMRLQDAWLRHWLPHPKTAVATPIFAEDGWGSSLAATLKTISHHGLADAILPRGVIADQLGAFLALMMGGRCQAVSRHRGELFVRLKRSMRARLDDPDLDPGTIADAVGISKRHLHGLFAQAGTTFGALLIEMRLERAAGMLRDGRFSGYRAADVAWTCGFANASHFARRFRAKYGETPVRYRKGDGSGSIRARPVASGRTPSCALTAGAPSAGHKERPAPAGAAGAE from the coding sequence ATGAGCGCGGTTCTCGATGCGTCCCGCGATTTCGAATGGTCGACGGACTCGGTTCGCGGCCCCTCGGCCCTGAGCTGCTGGATGGATCGCGTCGGGGCCTGCCTGACCGAAGTCGATATCGAGAGTCGGGCTTTCGGTGGACATCGCGCTCGCATCCAGCATTTCGAATTGGGTCCGGTGCAGCTGAATTTCCTGTCCGCCACCTCGCAGCGCATCGTGCACAGCAACGCGATGATCAAGCACAGCGCGAATGATTACCTTCTCCTGTTTTTCGAGAAGGGCGCCGGGAAGCTGCGGCATTATGATCTTGAAGTCACGGCTCCCGAACAATGTTTCATTCTCCTCGACAACCAGCAACCCTATGAGCTGCTCCGGGAAACCGGGGGGATCACACTGTCGATGCGTCTCCAGGATGCCTGGCTACGCCATTGGCTCCCCCACCCTAAGACGGCGGTCGCTACACCTATCTTTGCGGAAGACGGATGGGGATCGTCGCTGGCCGCGACGCTCAAGACGATCTCTCACCATGGCCTGGCCGACGCGATCCTGCCGCGCGGGGTCATCGCCGATCAACTCGGGGCATTTCTGGCGCTGATGATGGGTGGACGGTGCCAGGCCGTCAGCCGTCATCGGGGAGAATTGTTCGTGCGCCTCAAACGATCCATGCGCGCCAGACTGGATGATCCCGATCTGGATCCCGGAACGATTGCTGATGCTGTCGGAATATCCAAGCGTCATCTGCATGGCCTGTTCGCACAGGCGGGCACGACCTTTGGCGCCTTGCTGATCGAGATGCGCCTCGAGCGCGCCGCCGGCATGCTGCGTGATGGACGTTTCAGCGGGTATCGCGCGGCCGATGTCGCATGGACGTGTGGCTTCGCCAACGCGAGCCACTTCGCGCGGCGATTCCGGGCAAAATATGGCGAGACACCCGTCCGCTACCGCAAGGGGGACGGATCCGGATCCATTCGGGCGCGTCCCGTCGCGTCGGGCCGGACTCCTTCTTGCGCTTTGACGGCAGGGGCGCCTTCTGCCGGACACAAGGAACGCCCGGCGCCTGCCGGCGCTGCGGGGGCCGAATGA